AAGGGCGGCGAGTACTCGGACTGGCTCATGGACGAGTACTCGTGCTGCTTGGaggacgccgtcgccggcgacagGCAGTTCGTGCTCTGCAACATCTACGTGTCCCCCAGGGCCGACCAAGGCTCCGCGGAGCGCCAAGAATCCGCCGCCTTCTTCGCTCCacctgcgcctgcgcctgcgcccgTCATGATCACGCAGGCGGCGGCACCCAAGAGGCCAGCGCCGCAGAGTGCCGAGTCGCCGTGCCCCAAGCGGATGCGGGGTGCCGTCACCCCAATGCCTCTGGTCGTGCAGCCGGCGGGCTATTGCACGGCGTCCTTCGCGCCACCACTGCCGTACGTGCCTCACATCGCCGCTTCAGCAAAGcctcagcctccgccgccgccaattCCGACCCGTCttgcagcaccgccgccgagtcgctcgccggcgcccacaCCACTGCAGCCGCGTTCGCTACCTAAgcagcaggcgccgccgccaactCTCCCGGTTGTACGTGCCTGCCACATGCCAGTGGAAGCACCGGCACGTCACTGCCAGCCGCCTAAGCCGTCCGTGCAGAGGAAGCAGAGCACACGTGATCCGTTTGAAGCCGCTGAGCTGGGAGACGAAGCGGAGGAGGAAAGGGTGGCAGCGCCTGATCCCAAGGAGTCCCCTGCAGCGCTTGTTGATCAAGATGACGACTGGGCCGAGTTGGAAAAGTGCATGGACGACGCCGTGCCAACAGCCGAGGGCTCAACCATGACTGAGGATGAGATGGACCAGCACTTATCCTCGTTGTTTGAGGAGGAAGAGATCCCGGATGCAATTGCAGCACCTGATCCGGAGTCCAAGGGATCCAAATCGGCGCTTCAAGATGACTTGGACTTGCACTGGACGACGTCTTACGAGTTACGACGATCGAGTTCAACAATGGCTGTTGACGAGCTTGCCTGGACATgaagcagcagtagcagcagcggAAGAGCTCCACACAGAAGAAGGCTTCCCGATCACGTCTACGTGGTAGGAATGTAGGATCGTAGCACATGTAGAATTTTTCTGTGGATGGAATTTTATATGCCATCCTGAATGTAAATGTTGCATGTTGATGAGTTTGTTAGGGAATAATCCTCCTGTCCAAGACCTAATGTATGCCATGACATTATCACTGTCAGTCTCAACACACTTGACATTATCACTGTCAGTCTCAACAGTAGTATAATGGCCGCCAATTTAGTTTCTGTTGTCCCATGTTGTCTCCtgatttttctaatttttgtaCCCTCATTCAATGTGCTTGATTACTGTGGCAAGTAAAATCCGACACCCAAGGAACCTTCATGCGATGTGTTACATGGTAAAACAATAGGCACAAAAAACAACAGGAGCACGTTCAATTTTGCACCTGTTTTAGTGAAACTGATATCTGACGATGAAGATATAAGCCTTTGACAATATTTAAGAATGCATTTCTTAAGAAAGACAACATACATGTCTAGCATGATTTACAGATGCAGGGTTGCAGTCATCCACTCCCCGGTATCTAAACGAGTATAGATGTATCATCGACTGATAATTTGCTGTTGTGATTCAAAATCAGACACCATTAGTTACATTATCAGCACTCCCTCTAACATCTCATCCCATAACTagtactccctctattccaaattacaggttgttttggcttttctagattcatagatgtttgtatgcacctaaatataataTACGTCTAGATGTATATATAAACATCTATgcactaaaaaatcaaaacgacctgcaatttggaacgaagtAAAATGAACCAACTGAAACCACCTCCGCATCCCATGGCATTCCACACTGCAATCACACTGAAGAACTCCAGACCACCGTATCCTCTCAGATTTGTTACAGAATGATGGGGAACAGCCCACCAACAGCGATCTGAGTGTCCTTGGTCACCGGGTAAGATACTGGCAGTGAGAAGAAGACGGTGATGGTTGCCAGTTGCCTAGGCAGTGTAGACTGCTGTTGTCTTGCGACCGATGCCATTGCTTCTAATGCGACGAGGCTGCCCAGAGACTGCATTTGGATTGGAAACAATGCGAGTCATGCGTTGATCAAAATGCTGCTAAAGTGGGAATGAACTGAAAGCTCATTTTGAAGGGTAACAGCGGAATGATTCATGCGTTGATGAAATGCTTCAAACCTTGGGATGAACTGTAAGCTTATTTTGACGGCTAGAAGTAGGATGGTTCATTTCATTTCTGAACTGTAAGCTCGTCGAGGAGGACGGTGCTGGCCGTCAGGTTGCCGTGCACGATGCTCATGTCGTCTGGAGGTAGGCTTGGCCACGGGCTGTCATCCGCGTCGCTCAGTCCACCGGCGTGTTCGGAGCGCGAGCTGCAGCAATGCCATTCATCACAGTACACAAGTTCAGAGTTTCGGTTCCACACGCGTCAAAAAGTGCAGAGTTTCAGTTCACGGGGACTCTAAGAAGTGGAAGGAATGACTAGCTGGCAGCAAATTTATCAAGAGATTTCGTAGAATCGAGTTAAGTAATGTTGATAATGCAGTGCTGAATGTCTAATCCATCAATTGTTAGGCCCAGTTGTCAGGAAACTCTGTCAGACACAATTGTTGCAGGGTTTCACTTCAAAAGGTACTGAATACTGAAAGACGATGGGTTAGGAATAAAATTATCAACAGATTTGAAGTAACAAAGTTTAATAATGCAGAAAAGTTATTGCTGTCGAAACAAGAAATCCGTTTACTAGTACAGCTAATCCTAATCCATAACTTGTTCGAACAAAAATTGCACAAGGTGTCAGTTTCTTTCCACTGAACCTAACATAAGTAGCTCTTGTTCATTCTATTGAACTTTTCAGGCAACTGCagagtttttatttttatttacaaaaagaAACTACAGAGACAATTTACGGAGGTGTTAGTTTGCTTTAACTGAACGTAACACGACAATTTGTTCTCAATAGTTAGCGTTTTCTGCATTGGCCATGAACAGAGAAGCTGTGAATTAACGCATGATTCTTCAGATGCTAAGGGTATGAACCGACACAGAGGCAAGCCCGGCGAGGGAATCCGACTTGAAAACGGGAAAGCAAAACCGGAAATTCAAAGTCTGGGCACACATCTGGCGATTTTTCGGGAGGAAACTTTGGAAACCAAAACCGGAAATTCAAAGTCGGACACACAGCTGGCGCCGGCGGGAATCCGACCTCCACTCGACCACTCCCGTCCCGCAGCGCGCCGCTGCACGACGCCGTCCGCCCCGTCGTGCACCACGCCGACGTCTACGCCTGCGAGCCCGGTGACCTTGCCGCCCAGTTCCGGCCGCTGCCCAAGACGGGAGACCGCTACTTCTTCACCTCCTGCAAGAAGGGCGCGCGCGTCGCCGGGCCCGGCTCCTGGAACCTGCAGAGCACCAAGGCCGTCAAGGGCGGCGCGGATCAGGCCGAGGTCGTCGGCGAGATCAAGAAGTTCCGGTACAAGAAGTGCGGCGTGTTCACGGACTGTCTCATGGACGAGTTCTCCACGTGCTGCTCGGaggagcccgccgccggcgacaggcAGTTCGTGCTCTGCAAGATCTACGTGTCCCCCAAGGCTGCTAAGAACTCGGCCGAGCGCCAAGAATCTGCGGCGTTCTTCGCGCAGCCTGCGCCGCTGCCCGCCGTCGTCATGACGCAGGCGGCGCCCAagaggccggcgccgccgcaggttTCCGAGCCGCCGTGCCCCAAGAGGATGCGGGGTGCCGTCGCCCCGACCCCTCCGGTCGTTTAGCTGGCCGGTTGCACGTCATACTTCGCGCCACCGCGGTCGTACGTGCTTCACACCACCGCTTCAGCTCAGCCTCCGCCGCCATTTCCGACCTTTGCAGCGCCGCCGAGTCACTCGCCAGCAATCGCACCACCGTGTCTACTTGCGCAGATGccgccgccgattccccttCCCCCAATGTTAAGTGCCTACCACATGCCAGTGCAAGCACCGGCGCACCAGTACCGGCCTCAGCCGCCCGTGCAGACGAAGCAGAGCATGCGCGATCCGTTACGTGTCGACAGCCGAAGCAGAGCAAGCGGCTGCCAACTCTGAGAGCTCAACGATGGCTGACGGCGCGCCTGATCCGGCGTCCAAGGAGTCCCCTGCTGCGCTTCATGAAGGTTTCGGCATCGATCACATCATGTCGCTTCCAGATGCCGCCTTCGAGGAGTGCCTCAAGTCGCTTCCTGTCGACATCGAAGAGTCTTTCAAGGAGCTCCAGGAAGCGATCCAGGTTTCATAAGAAGACTTTTCTTGCTTAGACATGCAagagcagtagcagcagcggAAGAGCTCGCTCCATACAGTCACAGATTCCAGATCAGGAATAGGATGGCAACACTTGTAAATCTTTCTGCGGATGAAACTAATGTTATCCTTTCTGAATGTGACAACGTTGTGTGTTTAATTCAATTTGGGCAGTCTTGTGGTAGTACAAGAGCTGCTTGCTGTTATGGTTTGCAAGCGATGATTCGAAATTTGTTTCTGCGGATCAAGGTCTTGCCAAGTTGTCCAATCTGTGTTCATTAGTGTTATTTACCATGACAAGAAAAACCTGCAAAACCTCCAAGAACACTACACGAAGCACCCTTAAAGTGCCGCATAATAATGAGACAAtatatggttcaaatttcagaAAGCACACAGACCAGCACTGTAAACTAGTACAAGTGCTGCTTGTTGTTTGATGCATTTTTATATGTGCTGACAAGCTATAGTTCCAAATTGTTTAAATGGATCCATGTCTTTCCAAGTTCACTTTCCATCTCTGTTCATCACTGGATATCTCATGCATTTTGAGACAACATATGGCATCAACGTCTCATGCATATGTTGACAAGTACAAGCTGCAAAAGCGTTGAAGGGTAAAATCACCAGAACCACCTCATCAAGAACCCTAAAAGCACTGCATTTTGAGACAACAGATGGTACCAAAAGCACCCATACGTATAACAGCATTCACCAAGAGCCAGTTCATGATCACTGGATATATCATTAAGAAGATACAGATCTTTGCCATTTCTCATCCAAGAATGCATTTCTGCAGAACCGAATACTCAGACAAAAGAAAGACAACATGCATGCCCACAATGACTCTTTCGATTTTTAATACATGATTATTATAGGGAAGCACAGTACAACTGTAACAGTCATCGAACCCCTAACACCTTAACTAGGACCTGACAAATACTAAACTCAGCACAACAACCATGGCATCTATAGATCAGGCATACCAACCCCAGCTTTCTCATCGTAGGTCTTCTCCAGCACAAGCTCAATTGGTGTATCCTTTGGGCCAGCTGTGTGATTGGAAGGAAACAATCAGAGCAACTTCTCATCAACAAATGTGCACGAGAGACATACCAGATAGCCAAAGAATGTATTTGAGACGACAAAAAAGAGTATATGGCAAAATGTTTAATGAACCTGTTTACTACTGATTTGACCTACTTATTCGTTCACTTATGCAACTAATATCATCTCTGGAGTTAAATCATAACTGGTGCTCAAAACAGAACAATATCAGAGTCTATTTGCCCCATACTCTGTTGAACTACAATTCTCCTTCCAGCACAGAGAAGGTACCCAATATGTATCGC
This genomic window from Setaria viridis chromosome 8, Setaria_viridis_v4.0, whole genome shotgun sequence contains:
- the LOC117833222 gene encoding uncharacterized protein; translated protein: MAGAGGNPTSTRPLPSRSAPLHDAVRPVVHHADVYACEPGDLAAQFRPLPKTGDRYFFTSCKKGARVAGPGSWNLQSTKAVKGGADQAEVVGEIKKFRYKKCGVFTDCLMDEFSTCCSEEPAAGDRQFVLCKIYVSPKAAKNSAERQESAAFFAQPAPLPAVVMTQAAPKRPAPPQVSEPPCPKRMRGAVAPTPPVV